The following are encoded together in the Pseudomonas xantholysinigenes genome:
- a CDS encoding sarcosine oxidase subunit gamma: protein MSAINVFQQNPGSDAKAQSPLHHADLASLVGKGRKNAGVTLREKKFLGHLTLRGDGHDPAFAGAVHKALGLELPVALTVVANGEMSLQWIGPDEYLLIVPGGQEFAVEQKLRDALDGQHVQVVNVSGGQTLLELRGANVRDVLMKSTSYDVHPNNFPVGKAVGTVFAKSQLVIRRTAEDTWELVIRRSFSDYWWLWLQDASAEYGLAIEA from the coding sequence ATGAGCGCTATCAACGTCTTCCAGCAAAACCCAGGCTCCGATGCCAAGGCCCAGTCGCCGCTGCACCACGCCGACCTGGCCAGCCTGGTCGGCAAGGGCCGCAAGAACGCAGGCGTGACCCTGCGTGAAAAGAAATTCCTCGGCCACCTGACCCTGCGTGGCGACGGTCACGACCCGGCCTTCGCCGGCGCCGTGCACAAGGCCCTGGGCCTGGAGCTACCGGTGGCCTTGACCGTGGTCGCCAACGGCGAGATGTCGTTGCAGTGGATCGGGCCGGACGAATACTTGCTGATCGTTCCTGGCGGCCAGGAGTTCGCCGTCGAGCAGAAGCTGCGCGACGCCCTCGACGGCCAGCACGTCCAGGTGGTCAACGTCAGCGGCGGGCAGACCCTGCTCGAACTGCGTGGCGCCAACGTGCGCGACGTGCTGATGAAGTCCACCAGCTATGATGTGCATCCGAACAACTTCCCGGTCGGCAAGGCCGTCGGTACCGTGTTCGCCAAGTCGCAACTGGTGATCCGCCGCACCGCCGAGGATACCTGGGAGTTGGTGATCCGCCGCAGCTTCTCCGATTACTGGTGGCTGTGGTTGCAGGACGCGTCGGCCGAGTACGGCCTGGCCATCGAAGCCTAA